From Quercus lobata isolate SW786 chromosome 1, ValleyOak3.0 Primary Assembly, whole genome shotgun sequence, one genomic window encodes:
- the LOC115953771 gene encoding uncharacterized protein LOC115953771, whose protein sequence is MNEDIKIDSQFLGTSQNTPVSISDSPPPPPPPPQVENASSTKGKRGSNFSVEEDKLLVAAWLNTSVDTINNNEQTQNNFRQKVWEYFMQYNTSGTTRTVISLLSHWGTISEKTNKFSGCMAQVNALHQSGITEKDKITNAKTLYLEKHKKPFLLGHCWLMLKDQPKFADPNNARSRSSVPPTSESISIGEGDSGSRLGNTSNFERPIGRKAEKAIRKNKAIGKDVREYLNKKLKLIEDVTQLEEEKMFIEREKLAIEKESKEEKLKIEKERIMIKKKKFEMTERLEEERIMMIDTSGLTETQKTFYEQLQEKIMVASMNHYLFRKFLLDDSNEDEIIKELVMETSQPKRCRRSIRRNHLVGHERHFFDYFAPTPIYPPALFRKRFQMKRSLFLRIQSKVEAHDSYFVQKRNSVQKLGLSSLQKITAALRMLVYGVSGDLIDEYVRIGETTALESLKKFVTAIIDIFFEEYLKKPTNEDTARLLAHGERRGFPERSHIFNELAERRAPTVHYSINGHDYIMGYYLVDGIYPKWATFVKTIPAPQGQKYKLFAAAQEACRKDAEHAFGVLQARFAIVRGPARFFHLETLKKIMKACIILHNMIVEDERDDNEVVDLDYEQNDRVDNPHLQVLREQSDEFLSYIERHGRIRDREIHFQLQSDLIDHLWQLQGES, encoded by the exons ATGAACGAGGATATAAAAATTGACTCACAATTTTTGGGAACGTCTCAAAATACTCCTGTGTCAATTTCTGattctccacctccacctccacctccaccacaagTTGAAAATGCCTCTTCTACAAAAGGAAAACGGGGCTCTAACTTTAGTGTAGAGGAAGATAAACTCCTAGTGGCAGCATGGCTTAATACTAGTGTTGATACCATAAACAATAatgaacaaacacaaaataacttTCGTCAAAAAGTTTGGGAATACTTCATGCAGTACAATACATCCGGTACCACACGTACTGTTATCTCCTTGCTAAGTCATTGGGGAACGATTAGTGAAAAGACAAATAAGTTTTCCGGGTGTATGGCTCAAGTTAACGCACTTCATCAAAGTGGTATAACCGAAAAAGATaag attaccAATGCGAAAACTTTGTATTTAGAGAAGCACAAGAAACCCTTTCTTCTTGGCCATTGTTGGCTCATGTTAAAGGACCAACCAAAGTTTGCCGATCCTAACAATGCTAGATCGAGGTCATCCGTGCCTCCAACTTCGGAGTCAATATCTATTGGCGAAGGGGATAGTGGGTCCAGACTTGGTAACACTTCCAATTTTGAGAGACCTATTGGTAGGAAGGCCGAAAAGGCCATCCGAAAGAACAAAGCCATCGGAAAAGATGTAAGGGAATATTTGAacaagaaattgaaattgattgagGATGTAACTCAGTTGGAAGAGGAAAAAATGTTTATTGAGAGGGAAAAACTTGCAATTGAGAAGGAAAGTAaggaagaaaaacttaagatTGAGAAGGAAAGGATCatgattaagaagaaaaaatttgagATGACAGAAAGGTTAGAGGAGGAGAGAATCATGATGATAGATACAAGTGGCTTAACCGAAAcacaaaaaactttttatgaacaACTCCAAGAGAAAATCATG GTTGCATCCATGAATCACTATTTGTTTCGTAAGTTCCTTCTTGATGACTCAAATGAAGATGAGATAATCAAAGAACTTGTTATGGAAACATCACAACCTAAACGTTGTCGTCGTTCTATCCGACGTAATCATTTAGTAGGCCATGAGAGGcatttttttgattattttgctCCCACACCAATATATCCACCCGCTTTATTTCGTAAGAGATTTCAGATGAAGCGTTCTCTTTTTCTCCGTATTCAATCTAAGGTAGAAGCTCATGACTCTTACTttgtccaaaaaagaaatagtgtCCAAAAACTTGGTTTATCTTCATTACAAAAGATAACTGCTGCACTTAGAATGCTTGTGTATGGAGTATCGGGTGATTTGATAGATGAATATGTGCGGATTGGAGAAACTACTGCAttagaaagtttgaaaaaatttgttactgcaataattgatattttctttgAGGAATACTTAAAAAAGCCAACCAATGAAGACACTGCTAGACTGTTAGCTCACGGCGAACGCCGAGGTTTTCCAG AGCGATCTCATATATTTAATGAACTTGCTGAAAGACGTGCTCCTACAGTACATTACTCAATTAATGGTCATGACTACATAATGGGATATTACCTTGTTGATGGCATATATCCAAAGTGGGCAACATTTGTGAAAACAATCCCAGCTCCACAAGGACAGAAGTATAAATTATTTGCAGCAGCCCAAGAGGCGTGTAGGAAGGATGCTGAGCATGCATTTGGAGTGCTTCAAGCACGTTTCGCAATTGTCCGTGGACCTGCACGATTTTTCCATCTTGAAACACTCAAAAAAATCATGAAAGCGTGCATAATTCTCCATAACATGATTGTTGAAGATGAGCGGGATGATAATGAAGTGGTAGACTTGGATTATGAACAAAATGATAGAGTGGATAATCCTCATCTGCAAGTGTTACGTGAACAAAGTGATGAATTTTTGTCATACATTGAGAGACACGGACGCATTAGAGACCGAGAAATTCATTTTCAACTCCAGTCGGACCTTATTGACCATTTATGGCAATTGCAAGGTGAGTCGTAg